The Solea solea chromosome 15, fSolSol10.1, whole genome shotgun sequence genome segment ataatattatatatatatatatatatataaatatatatatatttatatatatatatatatacatataaatatatatatatatatatatataaatatatatatatttatatatatatatataaatatatatatatatatatatatatatacacatatatatatatatatatacacatatatatatatatatatatatatatattatgatgatgatgataatccTTATTCACCTTATCTACAGTGAAGGGTTGGGCGTTGCTGAGTTGACTGAACTCAGCCTGAGAGCCCAACAGTTTGGCTTCGATGTCCCGATTCATGTTGGTCAGCAGCTCGTGAAGATCGGTCACGGACAATATGGAGCACTTTGGCAGAGACAGCTCCAACAGACTATGTAAGAGATATTTTGAAATTGAATTCAAAAATAGTAGGCAAGAAAACTGGGATTGTACCAGATCTTTTTCCCCATTCACTCTACAACAATTACTAAGTGTAATGAACTTAATACAGTCATTTAATTATGAACGATGTATGAAGCCTTTATGAGGCTAAATCTTGTTGTTACACATGTAACACTTTTGGGTGTTCCTGTACCGTCacaggttctccgggttctccagtctCCTCCcatggtccaaaaacatgcagatttggagattagacaaattggacactctaacttgaccgtgagtgtgagagtggatgttttttttgtcaccaaGTAAATGTGACACAACAAGCTTGCTTGAAATGTCCTTTTCAATCAGTTTACGAGGACAGACAAGCATCAGAAGTGACGCCAGGTGTAGATTTAGTACCGTTTCATTTCCTGAAAGCAAAACTCACCCTTCCTGGAGACTCGGGTGCCAGTTAGACATGGTGTCCATGCTCAGGCTGGACTCAATGTCCTGGAGTTTGGTTCCCTCGTGAGGCAGGACCAGCAACATGTACGAGCGTTTGCTCAGGGGCAACTTCACAACGGTGCAGCGCAGCACCTTCATGACCAAACcagaaatattgaaaatgagACAAGTAGGTAAGATTCAAGCTCGTGTCACACACGGCAAGCTGTTTTCTCCAAGGAACTAAGTGTTTACTTTGTCCCCCCCTGGATTATTGTACTTATAGTGAGGCCTCTATCCCTCAACCTGTCCAATTTAGGTCTAATAATAAGACTTCTCATCATAGCCAATACTGAAAAATCTAGTCTAATAACTTGACCTAATTAtgccattttgaaaaacatcaacatgaacATCAAcacttttattatattatattatacaattACAGAACAccattttgtaacatttaaattgtgCATAAAACCAAACACTTCAGCTTTCCCTTAACCTCATCTTTGCTGATGCCCAAATTTTATTTCGTGGGGGCAAGACACTCGATTCTTGCCCCCGTGAGGAGCCGGCCCTGGGTTCATGTTCAACAGCGGCTGACACTGTATGTGACACAAATACAATACTACGTTTTACCTTATCATTCAGGTAGTGGTACCGACCCGTGTGGGTCATCAGTGGAGCCAACACTGTCGTTGCTTCGTCCACATGAAACTGCAACGTGGTATTCTCTAGCTGGAAGGCGGTTTTCCAGCTGCCTGTTAAACAAACGACACGTGCACAGAAGTCAACATCTAAGTCTGTTTGTCTCGTACTTTTGTTCTTACTCTGTGATTTAAATCACAGCATGATTGGCCAACCTTGGAAGTTGAAGGAAGTAGCAAACAGAAGGTCACTGCTGGAGATCACGTCTTTGAAGACGCCCTTCAACTTCCCGTCTGACGTCTTCTCCACAAAGTCGTTCACCAGACCCTCGGCCTCCTGAGGTTTGGAGAAGTCCACGCTGCGGGTGAACGATGTGTCCGAGGAGTCCTGTGTGCCTTGGATGAAGTCCTGGGAAAGCTGGACGTCCTGGCGCGTGAAGGCCCACACCTGGGTGGTGATTTTGTCTTTGGGTCCGACGTCCACCAGAGAGTTGATGCTCTGCAGGGTCTTGAGGACCTTGTGTCCGTCCACCAAGGACACACAGTCCTCTCGGTCGGTGCCGCTGCTCAGGCCCAGTAACTTCTGCAAGGTTCAAAGAGGAGGTTTTTCAGTCAAGTACGGATCAATCTGAGAGCTGGGTGTAAAATTACATTACGTTAGTGTAATGTTGACATAGAAGAGGCTAAATATGAGCGTGCTTTCATTATTAGCTTTGAGTTTGGAACCACCGGGAAATGTATTTTGGTTCTGTTTTAGCAATTATCACTTCCTTTAAAACTGAACAAGACTCTGCAGGTGTTTGATTGCCTGAAACCCCACCCCCTTTTTAGACACATTCCACAATCAGACCTGGAACGAGCTCGCCGTCTTCTTGGAGGCCCCCACGAGGAAAGTGACGAGGGTTCCGTAGGTGTTGACTGGAGACATGAGGGTGTTGGTGCTGGGCTGCTTTCCGCTGAGAGCGTGGTACATCCTCAGACCCAGAAAGTTCAACTGCTGTGCCAGAACCGCCGTCCTCTCTGTGATGTTCTGCCTCTGTGCATCCCCTTTGGACTGGTCCCTGCTGTCCGGTGTCAGGACTTCAATATCGAGAGGGGTCACGGGAAGCGTCTCCAGGTGCTTTGAAGACTGGGTCTGCAGCGTTTCACAGCTCACATTCTCGGCGGCAAACAGGTTGAAGGGGTGAATGTAGACGCGGTTGGCCTGACATGCCGACAGGCAGCAGCCGAGGACGAGGACGACTTGAAGAGACAATCTCTGCATTTCCGCTTTCTCTTTGTCGTTGCTTGATAACAATTTgttctgtggggggggggagcaacAGAAAACAAGAGTTGTGTGAGAATGCCTCGTGACTATTATGACGTCAGAAATCCGGCTGGAAGTGGTTCTTCCACCTCAGCATTGGGCACAGAGAGGCATGTCAGGGACTGATGGATGGCTCTTTGTGTGTCCTCTCTCCTGCTGGTCAGTGAATGAGAGCAGACGTTAACCTCTGCAACAGAGGTCGCATAGATAATGAGACCCATCTATGTGTGCGCACACAGGTTTCTGTGTCATTACTGAGTAGAAAAAGAAGGATATTTCATTCGCCCCCGACATAAGAGACACAAGTGTTCAGGTTATATGGTtgcatttacattgttacagctacatataaacacatgcCGGATTAAAAGATGCATGAACAAACTTCTCTGGTCCTGTTCTCAGCTGCACAGTGTGATGGTGTTTCTATAACTCGCCATGAATGCAAAGTAAACACCATCGTGTATTTCTCTTCATTTAAAACACGTTAAAACAGAACTCTGACAAGTGCTCTTATGCAAAAATAGGACTTTATCCCTCGAGCAAAGATGTGGACTGATGGACCCTCGGAGGAGGTGAGCAAACAGTATGTTTCCCCTCTGTTTGGACACGTACCACAGGACCTGGCCTTGGTTTCTGATCAATAAAACGAGTGAGCTCACGCACAAAATCAACTCACCTGTGTCCCCACTGATGACAGAGGTCAAAGTAACTGATTCACGTTTCGTCAAGCTCCAAAATGCCCCCAAATGTACAGAAATATCTTGTAAAGCAGTAACGGGAATTACTTTGTGAATTAAATATCAAGTTAAAGAGGCAGAAGTTAGGCATTTAGAACTTTGTCAGCAGTTTTTTGAATAGCTATAACTGAATACTCAGTGCACCTTAAACCTTAGCCATGCTCCATCATCTCTGTCAATTTTACTTACAACACAATCAAAAGGCACTTAGTGAGCTTAAGTCAAAACTTGCTCTTACCATGTGTGTCTTCTGCAGCTGATTGAAGTCctggctcctctgctctcttacTTAAACCCAGCAGCCACTCTCGCTGCTCCCACTCTGGTTACTGATTAACCAAAGCAGCATTGAGTCAGGGGCTCTGCTGCCATGACTCATAGCCCGCTTTGTACTGACGAGGGAAGAAAAAGACCACCCAACGTCCCTCTACATGTTGACT includes the following:
- the agt gene encoding angiotensinogen isoform X2; the protein is MNKLLSSNDKEKAEMQRLSLQVVLVLGCCLSACQANRVYIHPFNLFAAENVSCETLQTQSSKHLETLPVTPLDIEVLTPDSRDQSKGDAQRQNITERTAVLAQQLNFLGLRMYHALSGKQPSTNTLMSPVNTYGTLVTFLVGASKKTASSFQKLLGLSSGTDREDCVSLVDGHKVLKTLQSINSLVDVGPKDKITTQVWAFTRQDVQLSQDFIQGTQDSSDTSFTRSVDFSKPQEAEGLVNDFVEKTSDGKLKGVFKDVISSSDLLFATSFNFQGSWKTAFQLENTTLQFHVDEATTVLAPLMTHTGRYHYLNDKVLRCTVVKLPLSKRSYMLLVLPHEGTKLQDIESSLSMDTMSNWHPSLQEGLLELSLPKCSILSVTDLHELLTNMNRDIEAKLLGSQAEFSQLSNAQPFTVDKAVNTVLFEMSEEGAEPQDKTQEVGVPLKLSINRPFFFSVIEGDSNAMLMLGKITNPTA
- the agt gene encoding angiotensinogen isoform X1, with product MGLIIYATSVAEVNVCSHSLTSRREDTQRAIHQSLTCLSVPNAENKLLSSNDKEKAEMQRLSLQVVLVLGCCLSACQANRVYIHPFNLFAAENVSCETLQTQSSKHLETLPVTPLDIEVLTPDSRDQSKGDAQRQNITERTAVLAQQLNFLGLRMYHALSGKQPSTNTLMSPVNTYGTLVTFLVGASKKTASSFQKLLGLSSGTDREDCVSLVDGHKVLKTLQSINSLVDVGPKDKITTQVWAFTRQDVQLSQDFIQGTQDSSDTSFTRSVDFSKPQEAEGLVNDFVEKTSDGKLKGVFKDVISSSDLLFATSFNFQGSWKTAFQLENTTLQFHVDEATTVLAPLMTHTGRYHYLNDKVLRCTVVKLPLSKRSYMLLVLPHEGTKLQDIESSLSMDTMSNWHPSLQEGLLELSLPKCSILSVTDLHELLTNMNRDIEAKLLGSQAEFSQLSNAQPFTVDKAVNTVLFEMSEEGAEPQDKTQEVGVPLKLSINRPFFFSVIEGDSNAMLMLGKITNPTA